Proteins from a single region of Chlamydia buteonis:
- a CDS encoding DMT family transporter has protein sequence MFVNDSQTKQSRNFALGLFHSLLACLYWGIVFVIPNLLESFQELDIVLTRYTIFGIFSLLPVLWKRQNIFKNITLNIWGQSFLWAFLVNLVYYFGIALAIRYVGAAITIIIAGLAPIAVLFHSNIKKKELSYTLLSAISCVIFLGVVLTNLSEFHATTATNPLHYFLGLACVIFSTGIWVAYIICNYDFLLKNPNISPELWCAMLGVASLVICLPLIVIFDCLNITHIAHNFITHTPISERLLFIILCSAMGILSSSRAILSWNKASLHLSPALLGAILIFEPIFGLILSYLYERSLPSLQEGIGIFLMLGGSLVCLILFGRKTNQKEAENNKVLPFVD, from the coding sequence ATGTTTGTTAACGATTCTCAAACAAAACAATCGCGTAATTTCGCTCTAGGGCTATTCCACAGTCTTTTGGCGTGCCTTTACTGGGGAATTGTGTTTGTCATTCCTAATTTGTTAGAATCTTTTCAAGAACTTGATATTGTCTTAACCCGTTATACCATTTTTGGGATTTTTTCTTTGTTACCCGTTCTATGGAAACGACAAAATATCTTTAAAAATATCACTTTGAATATTTGGGGGCAAAGCTTCCTCTGGGCTTTCCTTGTCAATTTAGTGTACTATTTTGGCATAGCCCTAGCTATCCGTTATGTAGGAGCCGCAATAACCATTATTATCGCCGGCTTAGCACCCATAGCCGTTCTCTTCCATTCAAATATAAAGAAAAAAGAGCTTTCCTATACCCTACTCTCTGCTATTAGTTGTGTGATATTCTTAGGAGTCGTGCTAACCAACCTCTCAGAGTTTCATGCCACAACAGCTACAAACCCACTACATTATTTCCTAGGCCTTGCCTGTGTCATCTTCTCCACAGGAATCTGGGTTGCTTACATTATTTGCAATTATGACTTTCTGCTAAAAAATCCTAATATTTCCCCAGAATTATGGTGCGCCATGTTGGGAGTAGCTTCATTGGTTATCTGTCTGCCTTTGATTGTCATTTTTGATTGTCTAAACATTACACATATAGCTCATAATTTCATTACACACACTCCTATATCAGAACGGTTGCTCTTTATCATTCTATGTTCGGCCATGGGGATATTGTCCTCATCTCGAGCCATTCTATCATGGAATAAGGCAAGCCTTCATCTATCCCCCGCTCTTTTAGGAGCCATATTGATCTTCGAACCCATTTTTGGTTTAATTTTATCCTATCTTTACGAAAGGAGCCTCCCCTCCTTACAGGAAGGGATCGGGATTTTTCTCATGTTAGGAGGAAGCTTAGTCTGCTTGATTCTGTTCGGAAGAAAAACAAATCAAAAAGAAGCAGAAAACAACAAAGTACTTCCCTTTGTTGATTAA
- a CDS encoding BPL-N domain-containing protein, translated as MRTKILVYSDEGVSPYYLRHLMRWLKNSLSTEENLEICRVNGNFLLYDPLWELSARLLVVPGGADRPYHKILHGLGTARIDNYIREGGGYLGICAGAYFACKSLSFNEPDASLYEADRGLGFFPGRAVGPAYGNVFSYTSPIGVRASPLLFSNFSMRGWALFNGGPYFEHADTYQEICVEARYEDLPNQPAAIISRRLEKGLVVLSGLHIEYLPECCHMSEENVVKARELLLADTSVLNQYRTSLLSRLLNNQTLATV; from the coding sequence ATGAGAACAAAAATACTCGTTTACTCTGATGAGGGCGTCTCTCCTTATTATTTACGTCATCTGATGCGCTGGTTAAAAAATAGCCTCTCTACTGAAGAAAACCTAGAAATTTGTCGTGTAAACGGGAACTTTCTTCTTTATGATCCTTTATGGGAACTCTCTGCGAGATTGTTAGTTGTCCCTGGGGGTGCAGATCGTCCTTATCATAAGATCCTTCATGGTTTAGGAACAGCAAGAATTGATAATTATATTCGTGAAGGGGGCGGTTATTTGGGGATTTGTGCAGGAGCCTATTTTGCATGTAAGAGCTTGAGTTTTAATGAACCTGATGCTTCTCTTTATGAAGCAGATAGAGGATTGGGTTTTTTCCCTGGCAGAGCTGTAGGCCCGGCTTACGGTAACGTATTTTCTTATACCAGTCCAATAGGTGTTCGTGCTTCTCCCCTACTTTTCTCTAATTTTTCTATGCGTGGGTGGGCTTTATTTAATGGTGGCCCCTATTTTGAACACGCGGATACGTACCAAGAAATTTGTGTGGAAGCACGTTATGAAGATCTCCCTAATCAACCTGCCGCGATTATTTCCCGACGTTTAGAAAAAGGTTTGGTTGTTCTTTCTGGATTGCATATAGAGTATCTTCCTGAGTGCTGTCACATGTCAGAGGAGAATGTTGTAAAGGCGCGTGAGCTTTTATTAGCAGATACTTCAGTTTTGAATCAGTATCGTACATCTCTTTTGTCACGCTTACTTAATAATCAAACATTGGCCACTGTGTGA
- the metG gene encoding methionine--tRNA ligase, producing MPSRVLITSALPYANGPLHFGHIAGAYLPADVYARFRRLLGDDVLYICGSDEYGIAITLNAERAGMGYQEYVNMYHKIHKDTFDKLGISIDFFSRTTNPFHKGLVQDFYIELKSKGLIENQISLQLYSEEEDRFLADRYVEGTCPKCGFDGARGDECQKCGADYEATDLVNPRSKLSGSQLVLKETEHAFLHLERMVEPLLAYIDTCYLPEHVRKFVTDYIKNLRPRAITRDLSWGIPVPHFPNKVFYVWFDAPIGYISGTMDWAASLNNPDAWKDFWLEDSTEYVQFIGKDNIPFHAAIFPAMELGQSIPYKKMDALVSSEFYLLEGYQFSKSEGNYVDIDAFLDTYSLDKLRYVLAATAPETSDSEFTFIDFKTRCNSELVGKFGNFINRVLAFAEKNGFKELAYSTNLLEDQDRHFLDHAQQIVRDAWEYYSKYSLRKACCAIMELAALGNVYFNDQAPWKLLKEGFTHRVEAILFCACYCQKLLALISYPIIPGTAWEIWRMLSPKSLNLESLDKDRVMNLWNIEFLNFSEEVFSLTTPQLLFTIVD from the coding sequence ATGCCTTCGCGTGTCTTAATTACCTCGGCATTACCTTATGCGAATGGACCTCTGCACTTTGGACATATAGCTGGAGCGTACTTACCTGCAGATGTCTATGCTAGATTTCGTAGATTGTTAGGGGATGATGTTCTTTATATTTGTGGTTCTGACGAGTACGGAATAGCGATCACATTGAATGCAGAACGCGCAGGTATGGGATACCAAGAGTACGTGAATATGTATCATAAGATACATAAGGATACTTTTGATAAGTTAGGGATTTCGATAGATTTCTTCTCGCGTACTACAAACCCTTTTCATAAAGGGCTGGTCCAGGATTTTTATATAGAATTGAAATCCAAAGGTCTTATCGAAAATCAAATCTCTCTTCAGTTATATTCTGAAGAAGAGGACCGTTTTCTTGCTGATCGTTACGTAGAGGGTACATGTCCTAAATGTGGATTTGATGGAGCTCGTGGTGATGAGTGCCAAAAATGTGGAGCTGACTATGAGGCTACAGATTTAGTTAATCCGCGCTCTAAATTATCAGGATCTCAACTTGTTCTTAAAGAAACTGAACATGCGTTTCTGCATTTAGAACGTATGGTGGAACCTTTATTGGCATATATAGATACGTGTTATTTACCAGAGCATGTTCGTAAGTTTGTTACAGATTATATAAAAAATTTACGCCCACGCGCGATTACCAGAGATTTATCTTGGGGAATTCCCGTTCCGCATTTTCCTAACAAGGTATTTTATGTATGGTTTGATGCTCCAATTGGATATATTAGCGGAACTATGGATTGGGCTGCATCTCTGAATAATCCTGATGCTTGGAAAGATTTTTGGTTGGAAGACTCTACAGAGTATGTGCAGTTTATAGGCAAGGATAATATTCCTTTTCATGCGGCAATATTTCCAGCTATGGAATTAGGTCAGAGTATTCCCTACAAAAAGATGGATGCATTAGTGTCTTCTGAGTTTTATCTGCTTGAAGGCTACCAGTTTAGTAAGTCTGAAGGGAATTATGTAGATATAGATGCTTTTTTGGATACGTATTCTCTTGATAAACTACGTTATGTTTTAGCAGCAACAGCTCCAGAGACCTCTGACAGCGAATTTACCTTTATAGATTTTAAAACTCGATGTAATTCCGAGCTTGTAGGCAAGTTCGGGAATTTTATTAATCGAGTTCTTGCATTTGCTGAGAAAAATGGATTTAAGGAATTAGCGTATTCAACAAATCTTTTAGAAGATCAAGACAGACATTTCTTAGATCATGCACAGCAGATAGTTCGGGATGCTTGGGAGTACTATAGTAAGTACAGCTTACGTAAGGCATGCTGTGCAATTATGGAGTTAGCAGCATTAGGAAATGTGTACTTTAATGATCAGGCGCCGTGGAAGCTGCTGAAAGAAGGTTTCACCCATCGTGTAGAGGCCATACTCTTTTGTGCATGTTACTGTCAAAAGTTATTGGCATTGATTTCTTATCCCATCATTCCAGGAACAGCTTGGGAAATATGGCGTATGCTTTCTCCAAAATCTTTAAACCTGGAGAGTTTGGATAAAGATCGAGTTATGAACCTTTGGAATATAGAGTTTTTGAATTTTTCTGAAGAGGTATTTTCCTTAACAACCCCTCAGTTATTATTTACGATCGTGGACTAG
- the gmk gene encoding guanylate kinase — protein sequence MKDKVRVPFSPDHPLCVPKLFTISAPAGAGKTTLVRMLAREFPDSFQKTLSLTTRAPRPEEVPGVDYQFVSQEEFQRRLDNDDFLEWVALFGEYYGTSRLGIDEIWKSGRHAVAVIDVEGALVLQSKISTVKIFISAPSQEELERRLKQRGSERDTQRQERLQHSLIEQAAANKFEYVIINDDLEKSYEVLKSIFIAEEHRNVL from the coding sequence ATGAAAGATAAAGTTCGTGTTCCTTTTTCTCCCGATCATCCCCTGTGCGTACCGAAATTATTTACTATTAGTGCTCCTGCTGGAGCTGGGAAAACGACGCTAGTACGTATGTTAGCTCGAGAATTTCCAGATTCTTTTCAGAAGACTTTATCACTTACAACACGGGCACCTCGTCCTGAAGAAGTTCCTGGAGTAGATTATCAGTTTGTTTCTCAAGAGGAGTTTCAACGACGCTTAGACAATGATGATTTTCTTGAGTGGGTAGCACTTTTTGGAGAGTATTACGGAACGAGTCGTTTAGGGATTGATGAAATTTGGAAATCTGGGAGACACGCGGTTGCAGTCATTGACGTGGAAGGAGCTTTGGTCTTACAGAGTAAAATTTCTACGGTGAAGATTTTTATTTCTGCGCCATCTCAGGAAGAGCTAGAAAGGCGTCTAAAACAAAGAGGATCAGAACGAGATACTCAAAGACAAGAGCGGTTGCAGCACAGTCTTATTGAACAAGCTGCGGCTAATAAATTTGAATACGTCATTATCAATGATGATTTGGAGAAATCTTACGAGGTTTTGAAAAGTATTTTTATAGCAGAAGAACATAGGAACGTATTATGA
- a CDS encoding ribonuclease HII: MNMLAMDAEQLFLSKTIFEEEVFHEGFSLIAGIDEVGRGPLAGPVVAGACILPRGKVFAGVNDSKKLTPKERGKIRDILVNDPEVYYGLGVVSVERIDEINILEATKEAMAGAIANLPIHPDFLLVDGLHLPHKIPCKKIIKGDSKSASIAAASIIAKEYRDDIMRELHQLYPHYGFDKHKGYGTAAHLAALKAFGPCDCHRKSFSPVRQVF; this comes from the coding sequence ATGAACATGCTAGCTATGGATGCAGAACAGCTCTTTCTATCTAAAACTATCTTCGAAGAAGAAGTTTTCCATGAAGGTTTTTCTCTCATAGCTGGGATAGATGAAGTTGGTAGAGGCCCTCTAGCTGGACCTGTGGTTGCAGGAGCTTGTATTCTTCCTCGAGGCAAGGTGTTTGCCGGAGTGAACGATAGCAAAAAGCTAACGCCTAAAGAAAGAGGCAAAATTCGCGATATTCTTGTGAATGATCCTGAGGTATATTATGGGCTTGGAGTTGTCTCTGTAGAAAGAATAGATGAGATTAACATCCTTGAAGCAACCAAGGAAGCCATGGCAGGAGCTATAGCTAATTTACCTATTCATCCCGATTTTCTTCTAGTGGATGGTTTGCATCTACCCCATAAGATTCCGTGTAAGAAGATTATTAAAGGAGATTCTAAGTCTGCATCTATAGCTGCGGCATCGATTATAGCTAAAGAATATAGAGATGATATAATGCGGGAGCTTCATCAGCTTTATCCTCATTATGGTTTTGACAAGCATAAAGGATATGGTACAGCCGCTCATTTAGCGGCATTGAAGGCTTTTGGCCCTTGTGATTGTCATAGAAAGAGTTTTTCTCCTGTAAGGCAGGTATTCTAA
- the rplS gene encoding 50S ribosomal protein L19: MGNLIKELQEEQLRKEIFTNFCVGDTIRVATKIVDGGKERTQTFQGTVMARKGGGAGEVISLHRVAYGEGMEKSFLLHSPKIVGIEVVKRGKVSRARLYYLKGKTGKAAKVKEYIGPRSSKK, encoded by the coding sequence ATGGGGAACTTAATAAAGGAATTGCAAGAAGAACAACTTCGAAAAGAAATTTTTACAAATTTTTGTGTTGGGGATACCATTCGTGTAGCTACAAAAATTGTAGATGGTGGTAAAGAACGAACACAGACATTTCAGGGTACAGTTATGGCTCGTAAGGGTGGAGGAGCAGGAGAAGTGATTTCTTTGCACCGGGTAGCTTATGGAGAAGGCATGGAAAAAAGTTTTTTACTTCATAGTCCTAAGATTGTTGGCATTGAAGTAGTGAAACGCGGTAAGGTTTCTCGAGCTCGTCTGTACTACTTGAAGGGTAAAACTGGTAAAGCTGCTAAAGTTAAAGAGTATATTGGTCCTAGATCTTCAAAGAAATAG
- the groL gene encoding chaperonin GroEL (60 kDa chaperone family; promotes refolding of misfolded polypeptides especially under stressful conditions; forms two stacked rings of heptamers to form a barrel-shaped 14mer; ends can be capped by GroES; misfolded proteins enter the barrel where they are refolded when GroES binds) gives MAAKNIKYNEDARKKIHKGVKTLAEAVKVTLGPKGRHVVIDKSFGSPQVTKDGVTVAKEIELEDKHENMGAQMVKEVASKTADKAGDGTTTATVLAEAIYSEGLRNVTAGANPMDLKRGIDKAVKVVVDQIKKISKPVQHHKEIAQVATISANNDAEIGNLIAEAMEKVGKNGSITVEEAKGFETVLDVVEGMNFNRGYLSSYFSTNPETQECVLEEALVLIYDKKISGIKDFLPVLQQVAESGRPLLIIAEDIEGEALATLVVNRLRAGFRVCAVKAPGFGDRRKAMLEDIAILTGGQLISEELGMKLENTTLSMLGKAKKVIVSKEDTTIVEGLGNKEDIEARCENIKKQIEDSSSDYDKEKLQERLAKLSGGVAVIRVGAATEIEMKEKKDRVDDAQHATLAAVEEGILPGGGTALVRCIPTLEAFIPVLTNEDEQIGARIVLKALSAPLKQIAANAGKEGAIICQQVLARSSNEGYDALRDAYTDMIEAGILDPTKVTRCALESAASVAGLLLTTEALIADIPEEKSSSVPAMPGAGMDY, from the coding sequence ATGGCAGCAAAAAACATTAAATATAACGAAGACGCCAGAAAAAAAATTCATAAGGGAGTTAAAACTCTTGCAGAAGCTGTAAAAGTAACCTTAGGTCCTAAAGGACGTCATGTGGTTATCGATAAAAGCTTTGGTTCTCCTCAAGTTACAAAAGACGGTGTAACTGTCGCCAAAGAAATTGAGCTCGAAGACAAACACGAGAACATGGGAGCTCAAATGGTGAAGGAAGTCGCTAGCAAAACTGCAGATAAAGCTGGTGACGGAACTACAACAGCTACTGTTCTTGCTGAAGCTATCTACAGTGAAGGATTGAGAAATGTGACTGCAGGTGCCAATCCCATGGACCTCAAAAGAGGAATTGATAAAGCTGTAAAAGTTGTTGTGGATCAAATCAAAAAAATTAGCAAACCTGTACAGCATCACAAAGAAATAGCTCAAGTAGCGACAATTTCTGCTAACAATGATGCTGAAATTGGTAACCTCATTGCAGAAGCCATGGAAAAAGTTGGGAAAAATGGCTCTATTACTGTTGAGGAAGCTAAAGGATTCGAAACTGTTCTCGATGTTGTTGAAGGTATGAATTTCAACCGAGGATATCTTTCTAGCTATTTCTCTACAAATCCTGAAACACAAGAATGTGTGTTAGAAGAAGCTCTTGTGCTTATCTACGACAAAAAAATTTCTGGAATTAAAGATTTCCTTCCAGTTTTACAACAGGTAGCAGAATCTGGACGTCCCCTATTAATTATTGCTGAAGATATCGAAGGCGAAGCTTTAGCTACTTTAGTGGTAAACAGACTACGCGCAGGATTTAGAGTATGCGCAGTTAAAGCTCCTGGATTTGGCGATAGAAGAAAAGCTATGTTAGAAGACATTGCTATCTTAACCGGTGGCCAACTTATCAGCGAAGAGCTTGGTATGAAGCTGGAAAACACAACTTTATCCATGCTAGGAAAAGCTAAGAAAGTCATCGTTTCTAAAGAAGACACAACAATTGTTGAAGGTCTAGGAAACAAAGAAGATATCGAAGCTCGATGCGAAAACATCAAAAAACAAATCGAAGACAGCTCTTCTGATTATGATAAAGAAAAACTCCAAGAACGGTTAGCAAAACTTTCTGGAGGCGTAGCTGTAATCCGTGTAGGAGCCGCTACAGAAATTGAAATGAAAGAGAAAAAAGACAGGGTAGATGACGCTCAACACGCAACTCTTGCTGCAGTTGAAGAAGGAATCTTGCCAGGCGGAGGTACAGCTTTAGTGCGTTGTATCCCTACTTTAGAAGCTTTCATTCCAGTTCTTACAAATGAAGATGAGCAAATCGGAGCACGTATTGTTCTTAAAGCACTATCCGCTCCTTTAAAACAAATCGCAGCAAATGCTGGTAAAGAAGGTGCTATCATCTGCCAGCAAGTGCTTGCTCGCTCTTCTAACGAAGGCTACGATGCTTTGCGCGATGCTTACACTGATATGATTGAAGCAGGAATTCTCGACCCAACTAAAGTAACACGTTGTGCTTTAGAAAGTGCAGCTTCTGTAGCTGGCCTTCTATTAACAACAGAAGCTTTAATTGCTGATATTCCTGAAGAAAAATCCTCTTCTGTTCCAGCAATGCCAGGTGCAGGAATGGATTATTAA
- a CDS encoding ATP-dependent RecD-like DNA helicase, whose amino-acid sequence MEKISGKLESVLFEDHDSKETAARMRIPYKGTMIVIKGQFPDSFLQLGMQLHLYGKWSENPNLGKYFQVYSCDSQEMRDNRGIINYLTSKLIKGIGPKITEKIIEKFRNDTADILDNQPERLIEIPGISQTRCDSLCEQLREQKNLRTTLLFLQQYNIAIHYGVRIYKKYKENSIEKICEDPFLLAREMEGIGFKTADLIATRLGVPLNSQSRLCAGIQYSLEELQEDGHTCYPLQSLAQSVEKLLNQDIPEKLIRIEEIISQVYIMQEKNLLHIQELENTPYVWVKHIYLAEKTVVSDLKRILFSSRKIRPIDSNKAIQWVEENLSIHLEQNQKEAIRACFSEKIHIITGGPGTGKSTITKAILKIFEQVTYKIILAAPTGKAAKRMTEITGKHSVTIHALLQYDFKTRSFRKNYDNPIDCDLIIVDESGMMDTYLLYHFLKALPDHVIVIFIGDVHQLPSIGPGNILKDIINSKKITVTELNKIFRQVHDSNIIINAHKVKEGEFPILYSESGRKDFLFFQKEDPQQAVDHIVHLVTQFIPKKYHIYPKDIQILAPMKKGVLGIHNLNRVLKSALNPKQATLHGRFHSYAVGDKVMQIRNNYNKEIFNGDIGYISMINFENKRVVVNMEGKYVVYSFSELDDLVLAYATSVHKYQGSESPCIILPIHTSHFMMLYRNLLYTAITRGKQLVVLVGTKKAIAIATRNDKVQHRCTGLLQALEQLTHPNKAHHH is encoded by the coding sequence ATGGAGAAAATTTCCGGAAAATTAGAAAGCGTGCTTTTTGAAGATCATGATTCAAAGGAAACTGCTGCACGCATGAGAATACCCTATAAGGGTACCATGATCGTTATCAAAGGACAATTCCCCGATTCTTTTTTACAGCTGGGTATGCAACTACATTTATACGGCAAGTGGTCAGAAAATCCCAACCTAGGGAAGTACTTCCAAGTATATAGTTGTGATTCTCAAGAAATGCGGGATAATCGCGGGATAATCAACTACCTTACCTCTAAACTTATCAAAGGCATTGGACCAAAAATCACAGAAAAAATCATCGAGAAATTCCGAAATGACACCGCAGATATCCTCGATAATCAACCCGAAAGATTAATAGAAATCCCAGGGATTAGTCAAACACGCTGTGATAGTCTCTGCGAACAACTACGCGAACAAAAAAATCTTAGGACTACATTACTATTCCTACAACAATACAACATTGCTATTCATTACGGCGTAAGAATCTATAAAAAGTATAAAGAGAACTCTATAGAAAAAATATGTGAGGATCCTTTTCTTCTTGCTAGAGAAATGGAAGGTATCGGATTTAAAACTGCTGATCTTATAGCAACACGTCTTGGCGTACCTTTAAACTCGCAAAGCCGATTATGTGCCGGAATACAATATTCTCTGGAAGAACTCCAAGAAGATGGTCATACTTGCTACCCCTTACAAAGTCTTGCTCAGTCAGTAGAGAAACTACTAAATCAAGATATTCCAGAAAAACTCATACGAATTGAAGAAATCATTTCTCAAGTGTACATCATGCAAGAGAAAAATCTTCTTCACATCCAAGAGTTAGAAAACACACCCTACGTGTGGGTAAAGCATATTTACCTAGCAGAAAAAACAGTAGTTTCTGATTTAAAACGCATTTTATTTTCCTCAAGAAAAATCCGCCCTATAGATAGCAACAAAGCCATTCAATGGGTTGAGGAAAATTTAAGTATACATTTAGAACAAAACCAGAAAGAAGCTATTCGTGCGTGTTTTTCGGAAAAAATTCATATTATTACTGGAGGACCAGGAACAGGAAAAAGTACCATCACTAAGGCTATACTCAAGATATTTGAGCAAGTTACTTATAAAATCATTTTAGCAGCTCCTACAGGGAAAGCTGCAAAACGCATGACAGAAATTACTGGAAAACACTCAGTAACTATCCACGCACTGTTACAATATGATTTTAAAACACGGTCTTTTCGTAAGAACTACGACAACCCTATAGATTGCGATCTTATCATTGTCGATGAATCTGGAATGATGGATACCTATCTTTTATATCATTTCTTAAAAGCTCTTCCTGATCATGTGATCGTGATATTCATTGGAGATGTACATCAACTTCCTAGTATTGGGCCTGGAAATATCCTAAAAGATATTATCAATTCTAAAAAAATTACCGTGACTGAGCTAAATAAGATTTTCCGTCAAGTCCACGATTCAAATATCATTATCAATGCCCATAAAGTCAAGGAAGGTGAGTTCCCTATCTTATATTCTGAATCTGGCCGGAAAGATTTCCTATTTTTCCAAAAAGAAGATCCTCAACAAGCTGTAGACCATATTGTCCATCTAGTGACACAGTTCATCCCCAAGAAATACCATATCTATCCCAAAGATATTCAAATTCTTGCCCCAATGAAAAAGGGTGTTTTAGGAATTCATAATCTTAATAGAGTCCTAAAATCAGCTTTAAATCCTAAGCAGGCAACTCTCCACGGGAGATTTCATTCCTATGCTGTAGGAGATAAGGTCATGCAAATCCGAAACAACTACAATAAAGAAATATTTAATGGAGATATTGGTTATATCTCTATGATTAACTTTGAAAATAAACGCGTTGTAGTAAATATGGAAGGCAAGTATGTCGTCTATTCTTTCTCAGAGCTTGATGATCTGGTTTTAGCCTATGCTACCTCAGTACATAAATACCAAGGAAGTGAAAGTCCGTGTATTATCCTACCTATACACACTTCTCATTTTATGATGCTTTACAGGAATCTGCTCTACACAGCCATCACTAGAGGGAAACAACTCGTAGTCTTAGTCGGAACGAAAAAAGCTATTGCTATAGCCACAAGAAATGATAAGGTACAGCACCGCTGTACGGGACTCTTGCAAGCTCTTGAACAACTTACTCACCCCAATAAGGCACATCATCATTAA